In Deltaproteobacteria bacterium, one DNA window encodes the following:
- a CDS encoding RNB domain-containing ribonuclease: MKIEEFSVPVTQGCIVEYLQNNQAVTAWTMEAQAARLRVLNINQREMKLPLARILPWTGPSFSTSASREEMVLAVKRHNSAREKIAETIDTMELWELAQGEMDTVSLEWLATLLWDKPEPDQLAALGRSLLESKTHFRFAPPFFEIYSEEKVRQREAELAQALEQERLVAVGQSWFKSLWEYFERGRPLPLPPPEEVGQRLRELLMERIGQTSALDGPPVWKKLVAPLPTLEYLPVILAEAWGLVPPHYNYALDQAQYDGTDSWALSHAEEIAGIRDRASRPDPAQTAGVSVDGPSTKDIDDAFDIHETDTGYHLRLILACPARHWPFDSDLDRAVAHRFSSLYFPEGDLHLLPENLGTDVYSLRAGQNRPALILEMDLNFSGEVTAFTPRVTNIRIEENLSYAAVERALSSPGSDPRLDTASALTEILQRRRIALGAVVLLQDEPEIRVSGYPEEVQISMEIKEPHVRAQNLVSEFMILANAQIAFWANDQGLPLLFRTQNIGLPSDSPGVWSSPEDIYRIVRTMGPSLLETTPRRHATIGVPAYAPITSPLRRYSDFMNVAQILHWLDNGRPRWTKGQLDERLPGLVSRAEAVARVQRARPRYWKFLAIRNQGRDHWWPVTIVDASPAQATFSLSGFQLFLRAPKGLFGTKVHPGQSFLVRFARVDPLGNEIKVAEARELDPAEAVDGGHTRESGIDSEPGKIQDQGVSS; encoded by the coding sequence ATGAAGATCGAGGAATTCTCCGTGCCTGTGACCCAGGGGTGCATCGTCGAGTATCTCCAGAACAACCAGGCCGTCACAGCATGGACCATGGAGGCCCAAGCCGCCCGGCTCAGGGTGCTGAACATCAATCAGCGGGAAATGAAACTCCCTCTTGCCCGGATTCTACCCTGGACAGGGCCGTCCTTCTCCACCTCGGCCTCGCGGGAGGAAATGGTCCTGGCCGTCAAGCGTCACAACTCCGCCCGAGAGAAGATCGCCGAGACCATCGACACCATGGAATTGTGGGAACTGGCCCAGGGGGAAATGGACACGGTTTCCCTGGAATGGCTGGCGACCCTGCTCTGGGACAAGCCGGAGCCCGACCAGTTGGCCGCCTTGGGGCGCTCACTCCTGGAAAGCAAGACCCATTTCCGCTTTGCCCCTCCTTTCTTCGAAATCTATTCCGAGGAAAAGGTCCGTCAACGCGAGGCTGAGCTGGCCCAGGCGCTGGAACAGGAACGCCTGGTGGCTGTCGGCCAGTCCTGGTTCAAGTCCCTTTGGGAGTATTTCGAACGCGGCCGGCCGCTTCCGCTGCCCCCCCCCGAGGAAGTCGGCCAAAGGCTCCGCGAGCTTTTGATGGAACGTATCGGCCAGACTTCGGCCCTTGACGGTCCTCCAGTCTGGAAAAAACTCGTGGCTCCTCTTCCGACACTGGAGTATCTGCCCGTGATCCTGGCCGAGGCATGGGGACTCGTCCCCCCCCACTACAACTATGCGCTGGACCAGGCCCAGTACGACGGGACCGACTCCTGGGCCCTTTCCCACGCCGAAGAAATTGCCGGCATCCGCGACCGGGCGAGCCGTCCTGACCCGGCCCAGACCGCAGGCGTCAGCGTGGACGGCCCGAGTACCAAGGACATCGACGACGCCTTCGATATTCACGAAACCGATACCGGGTACCATCTGCGGCTCATCTTGGCCTGCCCGGCTAGGCACTGGCCCTTTGATTCCGATTTGGACAGGGCCGTGGCCCACAGATTCTCGTCTCTCTATTTCCCCGAAGGAGATCTCCACCTCCTGCCCGAAAATTTGGGCACGGACGTCTACAGCCTGCGGGCCGGACAAAATCGGCCGGCCCTGATCCTTGAGATGGATCTGAACTTCTCAGGGGAGGTGACGGCCTTCACTCCCAGGGTCACGAACATCCGAATCGAGGAGAACCTGTCCTACGCCGCCGTGGAGCGGGCATTGTCCTCACCGGGGAGCGATCCCCGGCTCGATACCGCCTCGGCCCTGACCGAAATCCTGCAGCGCCGGCGCATCGCGCTGGGTGCCGTGGTTCTACTGCAGGACGAGCCGGAAATCCGGGTCTCCGGCTATCCCGAAGAAGTTCAAATTTCGATGGAGATCAAGGAACCACACGTCCGGGCCCAGAATCTGGTCAGCGAGTTCATGATCCTGGCCAATGCCCAGATAGCGTTCTGGGCCAATGACCAGGGTCTGCCCCTCTTGTTTCGGACCCAGAACATCGGACTGCCGTCCGATAGTCCCGGCGTCTGGTCGTCCCCCGAGGACATCTACCGCATTGTACGGACCATGGGTCCATCCCTGCTCGAAACGACTCCCCGCCGACACGCCACCATTGGCGTCCCGGCCTACGCGCCCATCACCTCTCCGCTGCGCCGGTACTCGGATTTCATGAACGTGGCCCAGATTCTCCATTGGCTGGACAATGGACGGCCCCGGTGGACCAAAGGTCAGCTCGACGAACGCCTGCCGGGCCTGGTTTCCCGGGCCGAGGCCGTGGCCAGGGTCCAGAGGGCCCGCCCAAGATACTGGAAATTTCTGGCCATCAGAAATCAGGGCCGGGATCACTGGTGGCCGGTGACCATCGTCGATGCGAGTCCCGCCCAGGCGACCTTTTCCCTGTCCGGCTTTCAGCTTTTCCTCCGCGCCCCCAAGGGATTGTTCGGAACCAAGGTCCATCCGGGGCAATCCTTTCTCGTGCGTTTCGCCAGGGTCGACCCCCTTGGGAACGAAATCAAGGTGGCCGAGGCCAGGGAATTGGACCCGGCAGAGGCCGTCGACGGAGGCCATACCCGTGAGAGCGGAATCGATTCCGAACCAGGCAAGATTCAAGACCAAGGAGTTTCTTCATGA
- a CDS encoding IMP cyclohydrolase produces MNDLRKMYQTIQDDPFPQDLTITLGDQTLVFRKRSWNIDGQTKGLRYGENPDQSAALYELKRGTLTLAGRTFRGPSSGLVSSLGETHMLQAGKHPGKTNLTDVDNGINILQYLAAKPAVVILKHNNPCGAAWSDEGPEEALRKAFFADRIAAFGGAVVTNSPITISWAEFATSQYLEVVAAPAYEAGALDILKRKKNLRILEIPNLADLSFLTETPFLDLKSLCDGGLVAQFSFQNRIRTPADFLPARADKDGQTIIARSPDPREAEDLLFAWAVEAGVTSNSVIFVRDGATVAIGTGEQDRVGCVDITIRKAHTKFADILAFERHGLSIYQLRQQAENDEAMHRSLQDIEDETSSAFGGIPGSVLVSDGFFPFRDGVDLAVSQGVTAIAQPGGSIRDFEVIQAVNQADPQVAMTFTGQRSFRH; encoded by the coding sequence ATGAACGATCTCCGAAAAATGTATCAGACCATCCAGGACGACCCCTTTCCCCAGGACCTGACCATCACCCTGGGCGACCAGACTCTCGTGTTCCGAAAACGCTCTTGGAACATCGATGGACAGACCAAAGGACTTCGCTATGGAGAGAATCCCGACCAGTCGGCCGCTCTCTACGAACTGAAACGTGGGACCCTGACCCTGGCTGGCCGAACGTTCCGGGGCCCCAGTTCCGGCCTGGTATCATCCCTTGGCGAAACCCACATGCTCCAGGCAGGCAAGCACCCCGGCAAGACCAACCTGACTGACGTGGACAACGGGATTAACATTCTCCAATACTTGGCGGCCAAACCTGCCGTGGTCATCCTCAAGCATAACAACCCTTGCGGAGCGGCTTGGTCTGACGAGGGACCGGAAGAGGCCCTTCGAAAGGCCTTTTTCGCCGACCGTATCGCCGCCTTCGGAGGGGCCGTGGTCACCAACTCCCCGATCACGATATCCTGGGCAGAGTTCGCGACCAGCCAATACCTCGAGGTCGTGGCCGCCCCTGCTTACGAGGCCGGAGCCCTGGATATTCTGAAGCGCAAGAAAAACCTCCGCATTCTGGAGATTCCCAACCTGGCCGACCTCTCCTTTCTGACCGAGACCCCTTTTCTGGACCTCAAATCCCTGTGCGACGGAGGCCTTGTCGCCCAGTTTTCATTCCAGAATCGAATCAGGACCCCGGCTGACTTCCTGCCGGCCCGAGCCGACAAGGACGGACAAACAATCATTGCTCGGTCTCCGGACCCCCGCGAGGCCGAAGACCTGCTCTTCGCCTGGGCCGTGGAGGCCGGAGTGACCTCCAACTCGGTCATCTTTGTCAGGGACGGAGCCACCGTGGCCATCGGCACCGGTGAACAGGACCGGGTCGGATGCGTTGACATTACCATTCGCAAGGCCCACACAAAATTCGCCGATATCCTGGCCTTCGAGCGTCACGGCCTGTCCATCTATCAGCTCCGGCAACAGGCCGAAAACGACGAGGCCATGCACCGGTCCCTTCAGGACATCGAAGACGAAACATCCTCGGCTTTCGGAGGTATTCCCGGCTCGGTCCTGGTTTCCGACGGGTTTTTTCCGTTCCGGGACGGGGTTGATCTGGCCGTGTCCCAGGGCGTCACGGCCATCGCCCAGCCCGGGGGCTCCATCCGAGATTTCGAGGTCATCCAGGCCGTGAACCAGGCCGACCCCCAGGTGGCCATGACCTTCACCGGCCAACGGTCATTCAGGCACTAA
- the plsY gene encoding glycerol-3-phosphate 1-O-acyltransferase encodes MTVILWLILSYLIGAVPFGLIIARTLCHVDPRTTGSGNIGATNVARICGLRYGVATLLLDISKGFFPVLVATAMSESHTFVTLTGLAVLIGHMKSFFLHGKGGKGVATTIGIFLALAPISTLLAVACGLGVIYYSGYVSLGSLCLTGLLPLFLLVSLNLGYLPLALIIFALVFWAHGENIERLKSGHENTWRKTQAVEPD; translated from the coding sequence ATGACCGTCATCCTCTGGCTCATCCTCAGCTATCTCATCGGAGCCGTGCCCTTCGGGCTCATCATTGCCCGAACCCTCTGCCATGTCGACCCCCGTACGACCGGCAGCGGGAATATCGGGGCCACCAACGTTGCCAGAATCTGCGGCCTTCGCTACGGAGTGGCCACTCTCCTCCTGGACATCTCCAAGGGCTTCTTCCCGGTGCTCGTGGCCACGGCCATGTCCGAATCCCATACCTTCGTTACCCTGACAGGCCTCGCCGTTCTCATCGGACACATGAAGTCTTTCTTCCTTCACGGGAAAGGAGGCAAGGGCGTGGCCACGACCATCGGCATCTTCCTGGCCCTGGCACCCATCTCGACCCTCTTGGCCGTGGCCTGCGGTCTCGGGGTCATTTACTATTCCGGCTACGTCTCCCTGGGCTCTCTTTGCTTGACCGGATTGCTGCCCCTTTTCCTCCTGGTTTCCCTGAACCTCGGCTACCTCCCTCTAGCCCTGATCATTTTCGCCTTGGTCTTCTGGGCCCACGGGGAGAACATCGAACGGCTGAAAAGCGGGCACGAAAACACCTGGCGCAAGACCCAGGCGGTCGAGCCGGACTGA